A region from the Pseudomonas sp. KU26590 genome encodes:
- the secG gene encoding preprotein translocase subunit SecG — MLETVVVVLHLLGALGVVALVLLQQGKGADAGASFGAGASNTVFGGQGSSTFLSKLTAILAACFFMTSLGLGYFAKEKAHQLTQVGLPNPAVLEVKQKPAADDVPVLEGQQKPVAAPADVPVTPEQK, encoded by the coding sequence ATGCTGGAAACAGTCGTAGTCGTTCTTCATCTGCTGGGTGCTCTGGGCGTAGTTGCCCTGGTTTTGCTGCAGCAGGGTAAAGGTGCCGACGCTGGCGCATCATTTGGAGCAGGCGCATCAAATACTGTGTTCGGTGGACAAGGTTCCTCTACCTTTCTCAGTAAACTTACTGCTATACTTGCCGCCTGTTTCTTCATGACTAGCTTAGGGTTAGGTTACTTTGCTAAAGAGAAAGCTCATCAGCTGACTCAAGTAGGTTTGCCAAATCCAGCGGTATTGGAAGTGAAGCAAAAGCCGGCAGCAGATGATGTTCCGGTTTTGGAAGGGCAACAGAAACCAGTTGCTGCACCTGCTGACGTTCCTGTCACTCCAGAACAAAAGTAA
- the tpiA gene encoding triose-phosphate isomerase: protein MRRPMVAGNWKMHGTRASVAELIEDLANLALPGGVDVAVFPPSLHVSFVVDCLEGQSIAVGAQNCAHQAGQGALTGEVSSTQLADAGCKFVLVGHSERRQIMGESNEVLNRKFEAAQAAGLTPILCIGETLDEREAGKTLEVVGQQLDSIIEELGIGAFVNSVIAYEPVWAIGTGLTASPEQAQEVHAAIRAQLQKENSEVAQGVRLLYGGSVKAANAAELFGMPDIDGGLIGGASLNADEFGAIIRAAGN, encoded by the coding sequence ATGCGTCGCCCTATGGTAGCTGGTAACTGGAAGATGCACGGTACCCGCGCCAGCGTCGCTGAGCTGATCGAGGACCTTGCAAATCTCGCCCTTCCGGGTGGCGTAGATGTGGCGGTCTTCCCGCCGAGCCTGCACGTGAGTTTTGTGGTTGATTGCCTGGAAGGGCAGTCGATCGCTGTCGGTGCGCAGAATTGCGCCCATCAGGCAGGTCAGGGCGCGTTGACTGGCGAAGTGTCGTCGACTCAGTTGGCGGATGCAGGTTGCAAGTTTGTGCTCGTCGGGCACTCTGAGCGTCGCCAGATAATGGGCGAAAGCAATGAGGTCCTGAATCGCAAGTTCGAGGCTGCCCAGGCAGCGGGTCTGACTCCGATACTTTGCATCGGTGAGACACTCGATGAGCGAGAAGCCGGCAAGACACTTGAAGTTGTCGGGCAGCAGCTGGACAGCATCATTGAAGAGCTTGGCATCGGTGCTTTCGTTAATTCGGTCATTGCGTATGAGCCAGTCTGGGCCATTGGTACCGGATTGACCGCCTCGCCGGAACAGGCGCAGGAAGTGCACGCAGCGATTCGTGCACAGCTGCAAAAAGAGAATTCTGAAGTCGCACAAGGTGTGCGTCTTCTATATGGCGGCAGCGTGAAGGCGGCCAATGCGGCCGAACTGTTCGGCATGCCGGATATCGATGGAGGCCTCATTGGTGGCGCCTCCCTGAATGCAGATGAGTTCGGTGCGATCATTCGCGCCGCGGGAAACTGA
- the rimP gene encoding ribosome maturation factor RimP, whose amino-acid sequence MSSKLEELQALLAPVVVALGYECWGIEYSSQGRHSMLRVYIDKEGGVLVDDCAIVSRQISGILDVEDPISSEYTLEVSSPGMERPLFTIEQFAEFAGAQVKIKLRSPFEGRRNFQGLLRGVEEQDVVVQVEDHEFLLPIDLIDKANIIPTFD is encoded by the coding sequence GTGTCGAGCAAGCTAGAAGAGTTGCAGGCCTTGTTGGCCCCGGTGGTCGTGGCCCTAGGCTATGAATGCTGGGGTATCGAGTATTCGTCTCAGGGGCGTCACTCGATGTTGCGCGTCTATATCGATAAAGAAGGCGGCGTGTTGGTGGACGATTGCGCGATCGTCAGCCGTCAGATCAGCGGTATTCTGGATGTAGAAGATCCGATCAGCTCCGAATACACGCTCGAAGTTTCCTCTCCAGGCATGGAACGCCCACTGTTTACCATTGAGCAGTTTGCGGAATTTGCCGGGGCACAAGTGAAGATAAAGCTGCGTTCGCCGTTTGAAGGTCGACGCAACTTTCAAGGCCTTCTCCGCGGGGTGGAGGAGCAGGACGTCGTGGTCCAGGTTGAAGATCACGAGTTTCTGTTGCCGATCGATCTGATCGACAAAGCCAACATTATTCCCACGTTTGACTAA
- the glmM gene encoding phosphoglucosamine mutase, translated as MSTKKYFGTDGIRGRVGQFPITPDFMLKLGWAAGMAFRKMGACRILVGKDTRISGYMFESALEAGLSAAGADVMLLGPMPTPAIAYLTRTFHAEAGIVISASHNPHYDNGIKFFSGQGTKLPDEIELMIEELLDSPMTVEDSEKLGKVSRINDAAGRYIEFCKSSVPTSTDFEGLKLVVDCAHGATYKVAPNVFRELGADVTVLSAAPNGLNINDNCGSTHMGALQAAVVEHGADLGIGFDGDGDRVLMVDHTGAIVDGDELLYIIARDLQERGQLQGGVVGTLMSNLGLELALADLDIPFVRANVGDRYVIAELLERDWQVGGENSGHVVCFRHTTTGDAIIAALQVLLSMKRTGQSLAKSREGLKKCPQVLINVRFEGGGVDPVRHPAVIEACDRVTAAMGGRGRVLLRKSGTEPLVRVMVEGEDEILVRGYADELAKLVAEVCA; from the coding sequence ATGAGCACTAAAAAATACTTCGGTACCGACGGTATCCGCGGACGTGTCGGCCAATTCCCGATCACCCCTGACTTCATGCTGAAGTTGGGATGGGCAGCAGGGATGGCCTTCCGCAAAATGGGCGCATGTCGGATTCTGGTCGGCAAGGACACGCGTATTTCGGGCTACATGTTCGAGTCCGCGCTCGAGGCGGGTCTGTCTGCCGCCGGTGCGGATGTGATGCTGCTGGGGCCCATGCCGACGCCTGCGATCGCCTATCTGACGCGTACGTTTCATGCCGAAGCCGGCATTGTGATCAGTGCGTCGCATAACCCGCATTATGACAACGGCATCAAATTTTTCTCAGGGCAGGGCACGAAGCTGCCTGATGAAATCGAACTGATGATCGAAGAGCTGCTCGATTCACCGATGACCGTTGAGGACTCCGAGAAACTCGGCAAGGTCTCGCGTATCAACGACGCTGCGGGCCGTTACATCGAATTCTGCAAGAGCAGCGTTCCCACCAGCACTGATTTCGAAGGGCTGAAGCTCGTTGTCGATTGCGCCCATGGTGCGACATACAAAGTGGCGCCGAACGTGTTCCGTGAGCTTGGCGCCGATGTCACCGTGCTTTCAGCGGCCCCAAACGGGCTCAACATCAATGACAACTGCGGTTCCACCCACATGGGCGCCCTGCAGGCCGCCGTTGTCGAGCATGGCGCTGATCTGGGCATCGGTTTCGACGGTGACGGCGACCGCGTGCTGATGGTCGACCATACCGGCGCGATCGTCGATGGTGATGAGCTGCTTTACATCATTGCACGGGACCTTCAAGAGCGCGGCCAGTTGCAGGGAGGTGTCGTTGGCACGCTGATGAGCAACCTTGGGCTGGAGCTGGCACTTGCGGATCTCGACATCCCTTTCGTGCGCGCGAACGTCGGCGACCGTTATGTCATCGCCGAGCTGCTTGAGCGCGATTGGCAGGTGGGTGGCGAGAACTCGGGCCATGTCGTGTGCTTCCGGCATACCACCACGGGGGATGCGATCATCGCTGCATTGCAGGTACTGCTGTCGATGAAACGTACCGGGCAGAGCCTCGCCAAATCTCGCGAAGGCCTGAAGAAATGCCCCCAGGTATTGATCAATGTGCGCTTTGAGGGAGGAGGCGTTGATCCGGTCAGGCATCCCGCCGTTATTGAGGCCTGTGACCGCGTGACCGCCGCCATGGGCGGGCGTGGACGTGTGCTTCTGCGCAAGTCCGGGACCGAGCCGCTGGTGCGTGTCATGGTCGAGGGCGAGGACGAAATCCTGGTTCGCGGGTATGCCGATGAACTGGCAAAACTGGTTGCTGAAGTTTGCGCCTGA